CCCGGCTTGGCCGGCGCTTTCGCTACCACCATGGGGGTAAGGATACCGAGAGCGCACCGTCGCAGTCAGCCGATACCGTTGGCGAGGTGAATGCGCCGTGAATGACATTGCATCAGCTGGGTTGTTGACCGACAAATACGAGTTGACCATGCTGGCGGCGGCCCTGCGCGACGGCACCGCGCAGCGACAGACCAGCTGGGAGGTGTTCGCGCGCCGGCTGCCCGCCGGCCGGCGGTACGGGGTGGTCGCCGGCACCGGCCGGCTGCTGGAGCTGTTGCCGCAGTTCAGGTTCGACGACGCCGCATGCGATCTGGTGGCCGAATTCCTCGATCCCGACACGGTGGATTATCTGCGCAACTTCCGGTTCGGTGGCGACATCGACGGTTACGCCGAGGGCGAGCTGTACTTCCCCAACTCCCCGGTCCTGTCGGTGCACGGCAGCTTCGCCGAGTGCGTGCTGCTGGAAACGCTGGTGCTGTCGATCTTCAATCACGACACCGCGATCGCTTCGGCGGCCGCGCGCATGGTCAGCGCCGCCCGCGGCCGTCCGGTCATCGAAATGGGCACCCGCCGCACCCACGAGCGTGCCGCGGTCGCCGCGGCGCGGGCCGCCTACATCGCCGGCTTCGCCGGCACGTCGAACCTGGAGGCCCAACGGTTGTACGGGGTGCCCACGGTGGGCACCGCCGCGCACGCCTTCACCATGGTGCACACCCAGCAGAGCGGCACCGAGGAATTGGCCGCCTTCCGGGCACAGGTCGCCGCGCTGGGCCCAGGCACCACGCTGCTGGTGGACACCTACGACGTGACGACGGGGGTCGCCAACGCGATCGCCGCCGCCGGCCCGGAGCTGGGTGCGGTCCGCATCGACTCCGGCGACCTCGAGGCGCTGGCCCACCAGGTGCGTACCCAGCTCGACGAGCTGGGCGCCAGACACACCCGCATCGTGCTGACCGGTGACCTCGACGAGTTCTCCATCGCCGGGCTGGCCGCCGCGCCGGTCGACCGCTACGGCGTCGGCACGTCTCTGGTCGCCGGGTCGGGCGCACCGACGGCGAGCATGGTCTACAAACTCGTCGAGGTGGACGGCATCCCGGTGCAGAAACGCAGCAGCCAGAAGCAGTCCCGCGGTGGCCGAAAAGCGGCGCTGCGGCTGGCCCGGCCGACCGGCACCGTCACCGAGGAGGTCGTGCACCCCGCCGCCCGCCCGCCGGACGTCACCGAGCCGCACCGCGTGTTGACGACGCCCTTGGTGCGCGCCGGGCGCGCCGTCTTCCAGACCGATCTGTCCGCGGCACGGGAACTGGTGGCGGCGGGGTTACGCAGCCTGCCGTGGGAGGGGCTGAGCTTGTCCCCCGGCGAACCGGCGATCCCGACGCAGACCATCCCTACCTGACCGAAGGGGCAGCTGGTGTCCGAGGCTGAATCCGTCAGGGCGCTGCTTGGCAAGGCGGTCGCCGCGCTCGGCGGCAGCGAGCGCAGCGGCCAGCAGCAGATGGCCCACGCGGTCGCCCGGGCCTTCGAAACCCGCCAACACCTGGTGGTGCAGGCCGGCACCGGCACCGGCAAGTCGTTGGCGTACCTGGTTCCCTCGATCGTGCGCGCGGTCAACGACGACGCACCGGTGGTGGTGTCGACGGCGACGATCGCCCTGCAGCGCCAGCTCGTCGACCGCGACCTGCCCCGCCTGGCCGACTCGCTGGCTGACGCACTGCCTCGCCGGCCCACCTTCGCGTTGCTCAAAGGGCGACGAAACTATCTGTGCCTGAACAAGATTCACGGCGCCGTCACCGACGACCCGGACGAGCCGCCGCAAGAGGAACTATTCAACCCGATGGCGGCCAGCGCCCTGGGTCGCGACGTGCAACGCCTCACCGAGTGGGCGTCGAGCACCGAAACCGGGGATCGTGACGACCTCAAACCCGGTGTGCCGGAACGATCCTGGTCACAGGTCAGCGTGTCGGCACGCGAATGCATCGGGGTGGCCCGCTGCCCGTACGGCAGCGAGTGCTTCTCGGAAAGGGCGCGGGCGCGGGCCGGCGGCGCCGATATCGTCGTCACCAATCACGCGCTGCTGGCCATCGACGCGGTGTCCGACTCCGCGGTGCTGCCCGAACACGAACTCCTGGTCGTCGACGAAGCGCACGAGTTGGCCGATCGGGTGACGTCGGTGGCCACCGCGGAGTTGACGGCCGCGTCGTTGGGGGTGGCGGCGCGGCGCATCACCAGATTGGTGAAGCCGGAGCTGGTCCAGCGTCTGGAAGCGGCATCGACGACCTTCTCCTCGGCCATCCACGACGCTCAGGCCGGGCGCATCGACTACCTCGACGACGAGCTCGCCACCTACCTCGCCGCGCTCCGGGACGCTGCCAACGCGGCTCGCTCGGCGATCGAGGGCACCAGCGACACGCGGGCCGCGGCCGCGCGGGCGGAGGCGGCCGCGACGCTGATCGAGATCGCCGACACGGCCGCGCGGATCCTCGAGTCGTTCGGGCCGGCCATCCCGGACCGCACCGACATCGTCTGGCTCGACCACGAAGACAACCGCGGGACCCCACGTGCGGTGCTGCGGGTGGCTCCGCTGTCGGTGGCCGGGCTGCTGGCCACGCAGGTGTTCGCCCGGTCGACGACGGTGTTGACCTCGGCGACGCTGACGGTGGGCGGGACCTTCGACGCGATGGCCCAGGCCTGGGGCCTTCAGGGTTCGGACCGCGCCTGGTGCGGGCTGGACGTGGGGTCTCCGTTCGAGCACGCCAAGTCCGGGATCTTCTACATCGCCGCCCATCTGCCGCCACCGGGCCGCGACGGTGTCGGGTCGGCCGAGCAGCTCACCGAGATCGCCGAACTGATCACCGCGGCCGGCGGTCGCACGTTGGGCCTGTTCTCCTCGATGCGCGCGGCGCGGGCCACCGCCGAGGCGATGCGCGACCGACTGTCCACCCCGGTGCTGTGCCAGGGCGACGACAGCACCTCCGCGTTGGTCGAGCAGTTCAGCGCCGAGCCGGAGACCTCCCTGTTCGGCACGCTGTCGCTGTGGCAAGGCGTCGACGTCCCGGGGCCGTCGCTGTCGTTGGTGCTGATCGACCGCATCCCGTTTCCGCGGCCCGACGACCCGTTGCTCAGTGCCCGCCAGCGCGCGGTCGCCGCCCGCGGCGGCAACGGCTTCATGGCCGTCGCCGCCAGCCATGCGGCGCTGCTGCTGGCGCAGGGATCGGGCCGGCTGCTGCGCCGGGTGACCGATCGCGGGGTGGTCGCGGTGTTGGACTCACGCCTGGCCACCGCCCGTTACGGCGACTACCTGCGCGCCACGCTGCCGCCGTTCTGGCAGACCACGAATGGCGCGCAGGTCCGGGCGGCGCTGGCCCGGCTGGCACAGAGCTAAGCCAGGGTGACCAGCCCGAGTTCGCTGCTGTCGGCGAGCATCGGATGGCGCGGCAGCACCCGCACCGTGTAGCCCAGCGACCCGGCCAGCGGCAGCGGTGTCGTCGTCGAGAACACCTGGTAGCCCCCCTCGGCGCTGCCGGTGTACGTCATCTCGACGGTGAACGGATCCTGCAACTCGTCGGCCGCGTCGACCCGGCCCAACACCGCCTGCACGGTCACCTCGTCGGGCGACAGGCCGGCCAGGTGCATGGTGGCGGTCAGCGTCAGCTTCGATCCCAGCAGCGGGGTGTCCGGCAGTCCGGTGCTGTCCACATCGGTGATGTCGATCTTCGGCCAGGCCTCTTCGGCGCGACGCCGGTAGGCGGCCAGTTCCCGGGCGGCATCGAATCGGGCGCCACCCTCGTGAGCCGCGACGATCTGCCGCAGCGACCTCGCGGCCGGCGTGTAGTACTGCTCGACGTAGTCGGTGACCATCCGGGAGGCCAGCACCTTGGGCCCCAGGGTCTGCAGCGTGTGCCGCACCATCTCGATCCAGCGCGGTGGCGTCCCGTGCTCGTCGCGCTCGTAGAACTTGGGCGCCACCGCCTCCTCCAACAGCTTGTAGAGGGCGGTGGCCTCCAGGTCGTCGCGCCGGTTCTCGTCGGCCACGCCGTCCGCCGAAGGGATCTCCCAGCCGTTCTCGCCGTCGTACCACTCGTCCCACCAGCCGTCTCGGATGGAGAGGTTCAACCCGCCGTTCAACGCGCTCTTCATCCCCGACGTTCCGCAGGCCTCCAACGGCCGCAACGGGTTGTTCAGCCAGACGTCGCAGCCCCAGTAGAGCAGCCGCGCCATCGACATGTCGTAATTGGGCAGGAAGGCGATCCGGTGCCGCACCTCGGGGCGGTCGGCGAACCGCACCACCTGCTGGATCAGCGCCTTGCCGCCGTCGTCGGCGGGGTGCGACTTACCGGCGACGATCAGCTGCACCGGCCGCTGCTCATCGAGCAGCAGCCGTTCCAGCCGAGCCGGGTCGCGCAACATCAGGGTCAGCCGCTTGTACGTCGGAACCCGCCGGGCGAACCCCACGGTGAGCACATCGGGATCGAATGCTGTTGATATCCAAGTTAATTCGGCTTCCGATGCGCCGCGTTCCAACCAGGACTGGCGCAGCCGCAGCCGGACGTCCTGAACCAGCAGCGCGCGCAACTGGGATCGGATCCACCACAGGTGCCCCGGGTCGACCTGCTGCAGCCGCAGCCACACGGCAGGCTCGCCGAACGAGTCCGACCCGGCCAGCTCGCGCCCCAACTCCAGCCACTGCGGAGCGGCCCCCAGGTGCGCGCATGAACGCCGTTGGTGATCGATCCGATCGGGACTTCCGCAGGGTCGAAGCCGGGCCACAACTCGTTGAACATGACCCGGCTGACCCGGCCGTGCAACAACGAGACTCCGTTGGCCCGCTGCGCCAGCCGCAGACCCATGTGCGCCATGTTGAACTTGGTCGGGTCGTCCTCGGCGCCCAAGGCCAGCACCCGCGCCGTCGGCACGCCGGGCAGCAGCGTGGACACCTGGTCGCCGGCATCGTCGAAGTAGCGCTGCACCAGCTCCGCGGGGAACCGGTCGATGCCGGCCGGAACCGGGGTGTGGGTGGTGAAGACGGTGGCCGACCGCACCACGGTCAGGGCGGTGTCGAAGTCCAGTCCACCTTCCGTCAGTTCGCGGACACGCTCCACGCCGAGGAATCCGGCGTGGCCCTCGTTCATGTGGAACACCTCGGGGCCGGGGCGCCCCTCGATGGCGGTGAAGGCACGGATCGCCCGCACCCCGCCGATACCGGCCAGCAGTTCCTGCACCATCCGGTGCTCCTGGTCGCCGCCGTACAACCGGTCGGTGACGGTGCGCAGCTCGTGCTCGTTCTCCGGGACATCGGAGTCCAGCAGCAGCAACGGGATGCGCCCGACCTGCGCGACCCAGATCCGCGCCCGCAGCCGCATGGAGTCCGGCAACGCCAACTCCACGAGCGCCGGGCTGCCGTCGGCGTCGGTGAGCAACCGCAACGGCAGCCCCTGCGGGTCCAGCGAGGGGTAGGTCTCGTGCTGCCAACCGTCGGCGGTCAGGGACTGCCGGAAATATCCGGAGCGGTAGTACAGGCCCACCGCGATCAGCGGCAGCCCCAGGTCCGACGCCGATTTCAGATGGTCTCCGGCGAGGATTCCGAGACCACCGGAATAGTTGGGCAACACCTCGGCGACACCGAACTCCATCGAGAAGTAGGCGATGCCGGTGGGCAGGTCGGCGCCGGCAGACTGTTGCTGCTGATACCACAGCGGGCGGTTCAAATAGTCGTTCAAGTCGGCGGCGAGTTCGTCGAGCCTGCGCAGAAACTCCTCGTCGGTCGCCAGTTCGTCGAGCCGCGCCGGCTTCACTGCGCCGAGCACGGCCACCGGGTCCTTGCCGCATTTGTTCCACAGCTCGGGATCGATGGTGGCGAACAGGTCCTGCGTCGGTTTTTCCCACGACCAGCGCAGGTTGGTCGACAGCTGGTCCAGCGCGGCGAGGCGTTGTGGAAGGTGGGCACGCACGGTAAAGCGACGGAGGGCTTTCACGCATTTCAACCTTACTGAGGTTTTCCCAGCTTGCAGCCTTCGGCCACCGCGATTCGGGCAGTCGGCTGCGCCACCTTCGGTGTAGCCGGCCACTAGGGTGGGTATGGGCGCAAGGAGGCGAGCAGACCGGCCTGAGGAATCAAGACCTGTGCAAAACCCCGACGAGGAACGCTGCGGTTTCCGCGGGTGAGAACGTCCAAGAACCCTCCCGCGACGATGCGGTCCGCACCCGCGGACCGAGCAGGAGCCGGAGAATCGGATTGGAGTGATTGGGTGCCCGGTCGTATCGAGATCGACGACGTCCAGCCCGTCGTCTCGTGCGGTACTTATCCCGCAAAAAGCTGTCGTCGGTGAGGTGATCCCGGTTCGTGCCGCGGTGTGGCGCGAGGGACACGAAGCGGTGGCGGCAACACTGGTGGTGCGGTACCTGGGTACGCGTTACCCGCAGGTCACCGAGGTCCGCCGGATCAAGGCCGCGCAAGCCACCGAAAGCGAGGTGGCCGGTAGGCCGGACGCCGCAGCCGCCGACGAGCGCGTCAAGCCGCTGCACCTGCCCATGACGATGGGCCTGGAACCCTATTGTTTTTCACGGTCTGTTCACACCTGACCGGGTTGGGTTGTGGAGCTACCGGGTCGACGGCTGGGGCGACCCCATTCACACCTGGCGGCACGGTTTGATCGCGAAACTCGATGCGGGCCAAGGCGAGCAGGAGCTCTCCAACGACCTGCTGGTGGGTGCGACGCTGTTCGACAGAGCCGCCGCGGGGATGCCGCGCCAGCAGCGCCAACCACTGCTGGAAGCGGCCGCCGCTTTGCGGTCCCCCGGGGACCCGCTGACCCGCACCGCGCTCGCACTTGCCCCGGAGATCGAGGAGCTGCTGCACGAGTTCCCGTTGCGGGAATTGGTCACCCGCGGTGAGCAATTCGGCGTCTGGGTCGACCGGCCGGCGGCGCGCTTCGGGTCCTGGTACGAGTTTTTCCCCCGCTCGACCGGCGGCTGGGACGCCGACGGCAACCCGGTGCACGGCACTTTCGCCACCGCCGCAGCGGCGCTACCGCGGATCGCCGGCATGGGCTTCGACGTGGTCTATCTGCCGCCGATCCACCCGATCGGCAAGGTGCACCGCAAGGGACGCAACAACAACCCGACCGCCGCGCCCGGAGACGTCGGCTCACCGTGGGCCATCGGCAGCGACGAGGGCGGCCACGACGCGGTACACCCCAGCCTGGGCACCCTCGACGACTTCGATGATTTCGTCTCCACGGCAAGGGAATTGGGGATGGAAGTCGCGCTGGACCTGGCGCTGCAGTGTGCACCGGACCACCCATGGGCGCGTGCGCACCGCAACTGGTTCACCGAGCTCCCCGACGGCACCATCGCCTATGCGGAGAACCCGCCGAAGAAATACCAGGACATCTATCCGCTGAACTTCGACAACGATCCGGCCGGTCTTTACGACGAGGTGCTGCGCGTGGTGCGGCACTGGATCGACCACGGCGTCAAGTTCTTTCGGGTCGACAACCCGCACACCAAGCCACCGGACTTCTGGGCCTGGCTGATCGGCCAGGTCAAGTCCGTCGACCCCGACGTGCTGTTCCTGTCCGAGGCTTTCACTCCGCCGGCGCGCCAGTACGGCCTGGCCAAACTGGGATTCACGCAGTCCTACAGCTACTTCACCTGGCGCACCGCGAAGTGGGAGCTGACCGAGTTCGGCAACGACATCGCTCGCCTCGCCGACTTCCGCACCCCCAACCTGTTCGTCAACACCCCGGACATCCTGCATGCGATCCTGCAGCACAACGGTCCCGGCATGTTCGCCATCCGGGCGGTCCTGGCGGCGACCATGAGCCCGGCCTGGGGGGTGTATTCGGGCTACGAACTGTTCGAGCATCGGGCGGTACGTGAGGGCAGCGAGGAGTACCTGGACTCAGAGAAGTATGAGCTGCGCCCCCGCGACTTCGCGGGCGCGCTGGCCGAAGGAAATTCGTTGGAGCCGTTCATCACCCGGCTCAACGAGATCCGACGATTACATCCCGCACTACAGCAGCTGCGCACCATCGCCTTCCATCACCTGGACAACGACGCCCTGCTGGCCTACAGCAAGTTCGACCCGGCCACCGGCGACTGCGTGCTGGTGGTGGTGACGCTCAACGCATTCGGGCCCGAAGAATCAACCCTGCATCTGGACATGGCGGCGCTGGGCATGGAGCCCTACGACCGGTTCTGGGTGCGCGACGAGATCACCGGCGAGGAATATCAATGGGGACAAGCCAACTACATCCGCATCGACCCGGGCCGCGCCGTGGCCCATGTCGTCAACATGCCCATCGTTCCCGAGGATGCCCGAGTCGCGCTGCTGCGCAGGAGGTGAGGGGAAATGAACCGCACTGAACAACTCGCCACGACACATCTGGCGCCCGATCCCGCCGAGGTGGGCCGCTTGGTCTCCGGCGTACACCACAACCCGCACAGCATCTTGGGCGCTCATGAATACGGTGACCACACCGTGGTACGCGCCTTCCGCCCCCACGCCGCCAGCGTGGTGGCGCTGGTGGGCGAGGACCGGTTCCCGTTGCAGCACGTCGATTCCGGAGTGTTCGCGGTCGCGTTGCCGTTCGTGGACCTGATCGACTACCGGCTCGAGGTGACCTACGAGGGCTCCGGCCCGCACGTCGTCGCCGACGCCTACCGGTTCCTGCCCACGCTGGGCGAGGTGGACCTGCACCTGTTCGCCGAGGGCCGCCACGAGCGACTCTGGGAAGTGCTCGGCGCGCATCCCCGTTCGTTCACCACCCCCGACGGCGAGGTGACCGGGGTGTCGTTTGCGGTGTGGGCTCCGAATGCCAAGGGCGTCAGCCTGATCGGCGAATTCAACGGCTGGACCGGAAACGACGCGCCGATGCGGGTGCTGGGCTCCTCGGGTGTGTGGGAGCTGTTCTGGCCCGACTTCCCGGTCGGAGGTCTCTACAAATTCCGGGTGCACGGCGCCGACGGCGTGGTGACCGACCGCGCCGACCCGCTGGCTTTCGGCACCGAAGTGCCACCCCAGACCGCATCGCGGGTCACGGTCAGCCAGTACACCTGGGGCGATGGCGAGTGGATCGCGCAGCGTGCGCAACGCAACCCGGTGTTCGAGCCGATGAGCACCCTCGAGGTGCACCTCGGCTCCTGGCGGCCCGGGCTGAGCTACCGGCAGCTCGCCGAGCAGCTCACCGAATACGTTGTCCAACAAGGGTTCACCCACGTCGAGCTGTTGCCCGTGGCCGAGCACCCGTTCGGGGGATCCTGGGGGTACCAGGTCACGTCGTACTACGCGCCCTCGTCCCGGTTCGGCACCCCCGACGAATTCCGCAGCGTCGTCGACGCACTGCACCAGGCCGGCATCGGCGTCATCGTCGACTGGGTGCCCGCGCATTTCCCGAAGGACGCCTGGGCGCTGGGCCGCTTCGACGGCACCGCGCTCTACGAGCACTCCGATCCCAACCGCGGAGAGCAGCTGGACTGGGGCACTTACGTATTCGACTTCGGCCGCCCCGAGGTGCGTAACTTCCTGGTGGCCAACGCGCTGTACTGGATCGAGCAGTTCCACGTCGACGGCCTGCGCGTGGACGCGGTGGCCTCGATGCTCTACCTGGACTATTCCCGCCCGGAGGGCGGTTGGACGCCGAACATCTACGGCGGACGGGAGAATCTGGAAGCGGTGCAGTTCCTGCAGGAGATGAACGCCACCGCACACAAGGCCGCGCCGGGCATCGTCACCATCGCCGAGGAGTCTACGTCTTGGCCGGGTGTCACGCGCCCGACCAACCTTGGCGGCCTTGGCTTTTCGATGAAATGGAACATGGGCTGGATGCACGACACGCTCGACTACGTCAGCCGCGACCCGATCTACCGCAGTTTCCACCACCATGAGATGACGTTCTCGCTGCTGTATGCGTTCAGTGAGAACTACGTGCTGCCGCTGAGCCACGACGAGGTGGTGCACGGCAAGGGCACGCTGTGGAGCCGGATGCCCGGTGACAACCACGCCAAGGCGGCCGGGCTGCGCAGTCTGCTCGCGTATCAGTGGGCACATCCGGGCAAGCAACTGCTGTTCATGGGCCAGGAGTTCGGCCAGCGTGCCGAGTGGTCGGAGGAACGCGGCCTGGACTGGTGGCAACTCGACGAACAGGGCTTCTCCAACGGAACCCTGCGCCTGGTGCGCGACATCAACGCCATCTACTCCAGCCATCCGGCGCTGTGGAGTCAGGACAACACCCCCGAGGGCTATTCCTGGATCGACGCCAACGACTCGGCCAACAACGTGCTGAGCTTCCTGCGGTACGGCAGCGACGGCTCGGTGCTGGCGTGTGTGTTCAACTTCGCCGGCGCCGAGCACAGCAACTACCGACTTGGACTGCCGCTAGCCGGCCGCTGGCGGGAGGTGCTCAACACCGATGCCACGGTCTACAACGGTTCGGGAATCGGCAATCTCGGCGGCGTGGACGCCACCGAGGACGCCTGGCACGGCCGTCCGGCCTCGGCGGTGATGGTGTTGCCGCCGATGTCCGCGCTGTGGCTGGAACCGGAGTAGCAGACGCTCAGTACAGCGCGTTGGCAAGGTTGCGGCGGCCGGCGACGACTTCCGGGTCGGCGGGATCGAAAAGCTCGAAGAGCTCGATCAGGCGGGTTCGCACCTTGGTCCGGTCGTCCCCGGCGGTGCGACGCACCAACGCAATCAGCCGGTCGAACGCGCCGCTGACATCCTGGTTCAACAATTGGAGATCCGCGGCGGCGAAGGCCGCGTCGATGTCGTCGGGCGCGGCGTCGGCGACCAGCACCGCATCCGGGCGTTGCGCCGTTGCGCGGGTGAGGAAGTCGATCTGGCGGATTGCCGCCTGCGCTTCGACGTTGCCCGGGTTGGCGTCCAGGACCTCCTGATAGGACGTTTTGGCCGCTTCGAAGTCGCCGGCCTCGAGTTCCTGGCGGGCCCGCGCCACCGTCGGGTCGACCTGCGCCGGCTCACCGGAGCCGGACGGACCCCTGAGCTTTCCTTCGGTCGCCTCGAGCAGCTTGTCGATCCAGAGCCGCAGCTGATCGCCGGGCTGTGCACCCTGAAAGCTGGAAATGGGTTGCGCCGCGGCCAACGCCACCACGGTCGGAACTGCCTGCACGCCGAATACCCGTGCCAGCCCCGGCGCGGCGTCGACATTGGCCGCTGCCAGCGCCCACTTGCCGTTGTCCTCGGCGACCAGCCCGGACAGCGTCTCGAGCAACTCGACACAGACCTCGCTGCGCGGTGACCACAACAGCACCACCACCGGCACCTCGTCGGAGCGGTTGATCACCGCGTCTTCGAAGTTGGCCTCGGTGACCTGAATGATCTGCCCGGCGTCGGGTCCACCCGGTTGCCCCGCCGGTCCACTGCCCGCTGCGGAACCCGACGCCGCGGTGGACTGCTGAGCGCGTTGTTTGAGGCCGGACAGGTCGACCGCACCGGCCAACGCCGGCCCGATCGAGGGACGGGGACGAGTCACGCCGTCAATTTTGGCACGCCGCTTTCGACCCGGCCGACCCGGTGGCGCCGACTGCGTATCCGCCCGGTACCGGCCGGTAACTTATCGATATGAGCAATCTCACAAATACGGCGAGGCGGCCGCGCGCCGAGCCAGCCAGCAAACTCCGGCGCCACACCCCCTGAATCGCTACGGGGCCCGCAGAACGAGCGCGTCGCCCTGGCCGCCGGCGCCGCACAGCGCCGCTACGCCATAGCCCGAACCGCGGCGCGCCAACTCCAGCGCCACGTGCAAGGTGATGCGCGCTCCCGACATGCCGATCGGGTGCCCGACGGCGATCGCGCCACCGTTGACGTTGACGATCTCCGGGTTCACCCCGAGCTCCCTGGTGGAGGCCAGCGCCACCGCCGCGAAGGCCTCGTTGATCTCGACGACGTCGAGCTGATCGACGGTGATGCCCTCCCGGTCGAGCGCTTTCTTGATCGCGTTGGCCGGCTGGGACTGCAGAGTGGAGTCCGGCCCGGCCACCACACCGTGAGCACCGATCTCGGCGAGCCAGCTCAGCCCCAGCTCCTGGGCCTTTTCCTTGTTCATCACCACCACGGCGGCCGCCCCGTCGGAGATCTGCGAGGCCGAACCCGCGGTGATGGTGCCGTCCTTGCGAAACGCAGGTTTGAGGCCGGACAGCGAGTCGGCGGTGGTGTTGGCGCGGATACCTTCGTCCTCGCTGAACTGCAGCGGGTCGCCCTTGCGCTGCGGAATGCTGACCGGCACGACTTCGTCGGCGAAGACGCCGTCCTTCCACGCGGCGGCGGCCTTCTGGTGCGAGGCGGCGGCGTATTCGTCCTGCTGCTGGCGGGTGAACTGGTCGACGTCGTTGCGCTGTTCGGTCAGCGCGCCCATCGGCTGATCGGTGAACACGTCGTGCAGCCCGTCGTAAGCCAGATGGTCGAGCACGGTGACGTCGCCGTACTTGTAACCCGATCGGCTGTCCATCAGCAGGTGCGGCGCCTTGGTCATGGACTCCTGCCCACCGGCGACCACCACGTCGAACTCGCCGGCCCGAATCGGCTGGTCGGCCAGCGCGATGGCGTCGATAC
The nucleotide sequence above comes from Mycobacterium kiyosense. Encoded proteins:
- the fadA4 gene encoding putative acetyl-CoA acetyltransferase; this encodes MGSLKDFSASDLGGIAIKAALEKANVPASAVEYVIMGQVLTAGAGQMPARQSAIAAGIGWDVPALTINKMCLSGIDAIALADQPIRAGEFDVVVAGGQESMTKAPHLLMDSRSGYKYGDVTVLDHLAYDGLHDVFTDQPMGALTEQRNDVDQFTRQQQDEYAAASHQKAAAAWKDGVFADEVVPVSIPQRKGDPLQFSEDEGIRANTTADSLSGLKPAFRKDGTITAGSASQISDGAAAVVVMNKEKAQELGLSWLAEIGAHGVVAGPDSTLQSQPANAIKKALDREGITVDQLDVVEINEAFAAVALASTRELGVNPEIVNVNGGAIAVGHPIGMSGARITLHVALELARRGSGYGVAALCGAGGQGDALVLRAP
- the glgB gene encoding 1,4-alpha-glucan branching enzyme GlgB — protein: MNRTEQLATTHLAPDPAEVGRLVSGVHHNPHSILGAHEYGDHTVVRAFRPHAASVVALVGEDRFPLQHVDSGVFAVALPFVDLIDYRLEVTYEGSGPHVVADAYRFLPTLGEVDLHLFAEGRHERLWEVLGAHPRSFTTPDGEVTGVSFAVWAPNAKGVSLIGEFNGWTGNDAPMRVLGSSGVWELFWPDFPVGGLYKFRVHGADGVVTDRADPLAFGTEVPPQTASRVTVSQYTWGDGEWIAQRAQRNPVFEPMSTLEVHLGSWRPGLSYRQLAEQLTEYVVQQGFTHVELLPVAEHPFGGSWGYQVTSYYAPSSRFGTPDEFRSVVDALHQAGIGVIVDWVPAHFPKDAWALGRFDGTALYEHSDPNRGEQLDWGTYVFDFGRPEVRNFLVANALYWIEQFHVDGLRVDAVASMLYLDYSRPEGGWTPNIYGGRENLEAVQFLQEMNATAHKAAPGIVTIAEESTSWPGVTRPTNLGGLGFSMKWNMGWMHDTLDYVSRDPIYRSFHHHEMTFSLLYAFSENYVLPLSHDEVVHGKGTLWSRMPGDNHAKAAGLRSLLAYQWAHPGKQLLFMGQEFGQRAEWSEERGLDWWQLDEQGFSNGTLRLVRDINAIYSSHPALWSQDNTPEGYSWIDANDSANNVLSFLRYGSDGSVLACVFNFAGAEHSNYRLGLPLAGRWREVLNTDATVYNGSGIGNLGGVDATEDAWHGRPASAVMVLPPMSALWLEPE